One Triticum dicoccoides isolate Atlit2015 ecotype Zavitan chromosome 4B, WEW_v2.0, whole genome shotgun sequence genomic window carries:
- the LOC119294885 gene encoding phosphatidylinositol transfer protein PDR17-like, producing MFRRKHASHFNSDDAEQRQAKINELRAALGSMSARGEKYCSEACLARYLEARNWNIDKSRKMLEESLKWRAVSRPEDIRWPDVSVEAETGKMYRATFTDREGRTVVIMRPAKQNTSSHEGQLRYLIYTLENAVLSLPQGLDKMVWLIDFTGWTLANATPIKTARDSANILQNHYPERLSVAFLFNPPKVFEAFFKVVKVFLDPKSIQKVNFVYKDKEESMKTMYKHIDPEVLPVEFGGKNIVVYNHEDYSKLMTKDDIKTTTFWAADGSHAVNGGSVPQVIPQSSPIVAKAS from the exons ATGTTCCGTAGGAAGCACGCTTCTCATTTCAATTCAGATGATGCTGAGCAGCGACAAGCAAAG ATCAACGAACTGAGAGCTGCACTTGGGTCTATGTCTGCCCGTGGCGAGAAGTACTGCAGTGAAGCATGCTTGGCAAGGTATCTCGAAGCACGCAACTGGAATATTGACAAGTCTAGGAAAATGTTGGAAGAAAGTCTCAAGTGGAGGGCAGTTAGCAGGCCTGAGGACATTCGCTGG CCTGATGTTTCTGTGGAAGCAGAAACAGGTAAAATGTACAGGGCAACTTTCACCGATAGAGAAGGGAGAACTGTCGTTATTATGAGACCTGCAAAGCAG AATACATCGTCTCATGAAGGGCAGTTGCGGTATCTTATATATACCCTGGAGAATGCAGTTCTCAGCCTGCCTCAGGGTCTAGACAAAATGGTGTGGTTGATAGACTTCACAGGATGGACACTGGCCAATGCAACCCCCATAAAGACGGCCAGAGACAGTGCAAATATCCTGCAAAACCATTACCCTGAGAGGCTTTCTGTTGCGTTTTTGTTCAACCCCCCCAAAGTATTCGAGGCTTTCTTTAAG GTTGTAAAAGTGTTCCTTGACCCGAAATCGATCCAGAAAGTCAACTTTGTGTACAAGGACAAGGAGGAAAGCATGAAGACAATGTACAAGCACATTGACCCAGAAGTCCTTCCGGTGGAGTTTGGAGGGAAGAACATTGTGGTGTACAACCATGAGGATTACTCTAAGTTGATGACAAAGGATGACATCAAAACAACAACCTTTTGGGCGGCAGATGGTAGCCATGCCGTAAACGGGGGCTCGGTGCCTCAGGTTATACCGCAGTCGTCGCCAATCGTTGCTAAAGCAAGTTGA
- the LOC119294887 gene encoding phosphatidylinositol transfer protein PDR17-like, with product MFRKKQASHFDSDDAEQRQAKIKELKAALGPFSARGKKYCDEACLVRYLEARNWNVDKSRKMLEESIKWRAAKRPEDIRWPDVSVEAETGKMYRATFTDREGRTVVVMRPAKQNTSSHEGQLQYLVYTLENAVLSLPEGHDKMVWLIDFTGWTLAHATPFKTARDCMNVLQNHYPERLSIAFLFNPPKVFEASFKVLKVLVDPKSAQKLNFVYKENEESMKTMYSHIDPEVLPVEFGGKNNVVYNHEDYSKLMIKDDIKRASFWAADVSHVVNVDSVPEVKPQSSLIVAKAS from the exons ATGTTTCGGAAAAAGCAAGCTTCTCATTTCGATTCAGATGATGCTGAGCAGAGACAAGCAAAG ATCAAGGAACTAAAAGCTGCACTTGGGCCTTTTTCTGCCCGTGGAAAGAAATATTGTGATGAAGCATGCTTGGTAAGATATCTCGAGGCCCGCAACTGGAATGTTGACAAGTCTAGAAAAATGCTGGAAGAAAGTATCAAGTGGAGGGCCGCTAAGAGACCTGAGGATATTCGCTGG CCGGATGTTTCCGTTGAAGCAGAAACGGGTAAAATGTACAGGGCCACTTTCACAGATAGAGAGGGGAGAACCGTGGTTGTAATGAGGCCTGCAAAGCAG AATACATCGTCTCACGAAGGGCAGTTGCAATATCTTGTATATACCTTGGAGAATGCAGTCCTCAGCCTGCCTGAAGGTCATGACAAAATGGTGTGGCTGATAGACTTCACAGGATGGACACTGGCCCATGCAACCCCCTTCAAGACTGCCAGAGACTGTATGAATGTCCTGCAAAACCATTACCCGGAGAGGCTTTCAATTGCGTTTCTGTTCAATCCGCCCAAAGTATTTGAGGCTTCTTTTAAG GTTCTCAAAGTACTGGTTGACCCGAAATCAGCCCAGAAGCTGAACTTCGTGTACAAGGAGAACGaagagagcatgaagacaatgtacAGCCACATTGATCCAGAAGTCCTTCCTGTGGAGTTTGGAGGGAAGAACAATGTCGTGTACAACCATGAGGATTACTCTAAGTTGATGATAAAGGATGACATCAAAAGAGCAAGCTTTTGGGCAGCAGATGTTAGCCATGTCGTCAACGTGGACTCGGTTCCTGAGGTTAAACCGCAGTCGTCACTAATTGTTGCTAAAGCGAGTTGA